From a region of the Pukyongiella litopenaei genome:
- a CDS encoding FecCD family ABC transporter permease, whose translation MRLAVFLIALCAALFTLSLVTGFASAGPLQSLAALLRDDGTPLSVVMREIRLPRALLAAMIGASLGLSGAAMQGYLRNPLAEPGLIGISGAAALGAVLALQTGLALAFPLALPLAALAMAVLAVLLILALAGPRGASITLILAGIAISALASALTSLALNLSPNPFAAADIVFWMMGSLADRSFGHVWLALPFTLIGWGLLASLGRGLDALTLGEDAAAALGVRPERLRLVLVVGTACCVGAATAVAGAIGFVGLVVPHLLRPLVGARPSALLWASALGGAAMVLAADVAVRVLLPDRDLKLGVLMALVGAPLFLHLIYKTRREVA comes from the coding sequence ATGAGGCTCGCCGTTTTCCTGATCGCGCTGTGCGCGGCGCTGTTCACCCTGTCGCTCGTCACCGGCTTTGCCAGCGCCGGTCCGCTGCAATCGCTGGCGGCGCTGCTGCGCGATGACGGCACGCCGCTGTCGGTGGTGATGCGTGAGATCCGCCTGCCGCGCGCGTTGCTGGCCGCGATGATCGGCGCATCGCTGGGGCTGTCGGGGGCCGCGATGCAGGGCTATCTGCGCAACCCGTTGGCCGAGCCGGGCCTGATCGGCATCTCGGGCGCGGCCGCGCTGGGGGCGGTGCTGGCACTCCAGACCGGGCTGGCGCTGGCCTTTCCGCTGGCGCTGCCGCTGGCGGCGCTGGCGATGGCGGTACTGGCGGTGCTGCTGATCCTGGCGCTGGCCGGACCGCGCGGCGCCTCGATCACGCTGATCCTGGCCGGCATCGCCATCTCGGCGCTGGCCTCGGCGCTGACCTCGCTGGCGCTGAACCTGTCGCCCAATCCCTTTGCCGCCGCCGATATCGTGTTCTGGATGATGGGTTCGCTGGCGGATCGCAGCTTTGGCCATGTCTGGCTGGCCTTGCCGTTCACCCTGATCGGCTGGGGGCTTCTCGCCAGCCTCGGGCGCGGGCTGGACGCGCTGACGCTGGGCGAGGACGCCGCCGCCGCGCTGGGCGTGCGGCCCGAGCGGTTGCGGCTGGTGCTGGTGGTCGGGACCGCCTGTTGCGTGGGGGCGGCCACCGCCGTGGCCGGCGCGATCGGGTTCGTCGGGCTGGTCGTGCCGCACCTGCTGCGCCCGCTCGTGGGGGCGCGGCCGTCGGCCTTGCTCTGGGCTTCGGCGCTCGGCGGCGCGGCGATGGTGCTGGCGGCGGATGTCGCCGTGCGCGTGCTGCTGCCCGACCGCGACCTGAAACTGGGCGTGCTGATGGCGCTGGTCGGCGCGCCGCTGTTCCTGCACCTGATCTACAAGACGCGGCGGGAGGTGGCATGA
- the modC gene encoding molybdenum ABC transporter ATP-binding protein, which yields MSLTVDITHRQGGLNLQIGFEAPGGITALFGRSGSGKTTVVNAVAGLLTPRGGRIELHGQTLFDADAGIDLPPHRRRLGYVFQDARLFPHMSVRRNLTYGARFAPPGNGPSLDEVCALLGIGALLDRRPGALSGGEKQRVAIGRALLSRPRILLMDEPLAALDAARKAEILPYLERLRDSTGIPILYVSHSVPEVARLATTVVVLEDGHVARTGPAERVLSDPATVRQIGLRDAGAVLPATVALHHEDGLTELAFSGGRLFLPAIDSAPGTPTRVRILARDVILSRPEPREQSALNVLACEVTELRGGEGPGMMVGLRCGDDRLLARVTRRSATALALAPGERVYALVKSVSVARMDVGTG from the coding sequence ATGAGCCTGACGGTTGACATCACCCATCGCCAGGGCGGGCTGAACCTGCAGATCGGTTTCGAAGCCCCCGGCGGGATCACCGCCCTGTTCGGCCGCTCGGGCAGCGGCAAGACCACGGTGGTCAACGCCGTGGCCGGGCTGCTGACGCCACGGGGCGGACGGATCGAGCTGCATGGCCAGACCCTGTTCGATGCCGATGCGGGCATCGACCTGCCCCCGCACCGCCGCCGGCTGGGCTATGTGTTCCAGGACGCGCGGCTGTTTCCGCATATGTCGGTGCGGCGCAACCTGACCTATGGTGCCCGGTTCGCCCCGCCGGGCAACGGGCCGTCGCTCGACGAGGTCTGTGCGCTCCTGGGCATCGGCGCGCTGCTGGACCGGCGACCCGGCGCCTTGTCGGGGGGTGAAAAGCAGCGGGTCGCCATCGGACGGGCGCTGCTGTCGCGGCCGCGCATCTTGCTGATGGACGAACCCCTCGCGGCGCTCGACGCCGCCCGCAAGGCCGAGATCCTGCCCTATCTCGAACGGCTTCGGGACAGCACCGGCATTCCGATCCTCTATGTCAGCCATTCGGTGCCCGAGGTGGCGAGGCTGGCAACGACCGTGGTGGTGCTGGAGGATGGCCATGTCGCCCGGACCGGCCCCGCCGAACGGGTGCTGTCCGACCCGGCCACGGTCCGCCAGATCGGGCTGCGTGACGCGGGCGCGGTGCTGCCCGCGACCGTCGCGCTCCATCACGAGGACGGGCTGACCGAACTGGCGTTTTCGGGGGGGCGGCTGTTCTTGCCCGCGATCGACAGTGCGCCGGGCACGCCGACGCGCGTGCGTATCCTGGCCCGTGACGTGATCCTGTCGCGCCCGGAACCGCGTGAGCAGTCCGCGCTGAACGTGCTGGCCTGCGAGGTGACCGAACTGCGCGGCGGCGAGGGCCCCGGCATGATGGTCGGGCTGCGCTGCGGCGATGACCGCCTGCTGGCCCGCGTCACCCGCCGCTCGGCGACGGCGCTGGCGCTGGCGCCCGGCGAACGGGTCTATGCGCTGGTCAAATCGGTATCGGTGGCGCGGATGGATGTCGGAACCGGCTGA
- a CDS encoding TIGR01244 family sulfur transferase → MDIRIVTPRYHVSPQITPQDIPDLAAQGFTLIICNRPDAENPPELHAAQVRAAAEAAGLGFAQLDLTQQTMTPDNIARQTALVDEAEGPVLAYCASGTRCTIAWALGQAGRMPVDDILAATQAAGYALDHLRPTLEALARR, encoded by the coding sequence ATGGACATCCGGATCGTAACCCCCCGCTATCACGTTTCGCCACAGATCACGCCGCAGGATATCCCCGACCTCGCCGCGCAGGGGTTCACGCTGATCATCTGCAACCGGCCCGACGCCGAGAACCCGCCCGAGCTGCATGCCGCGCAGGTTCGCGCGGCCGCCGAGGCGGCGGGGCTGGGCTTTGCGCAGCTCGACCTGACCCAGCAGACGATGACGCCGGACAATATCGCGCGCCAGACGGCGCTGGTCGACGAGGCCGAAGGCCCGGTGCTGGCCTATTGCGCTTCGGGCACCCGTTGCACGATTGCCTGGGCGCTGGGACAGGCGGGACGGATGCCCGTCGATGACATCCTCGCCGCCACGCAGGCGGCCGGATATGCGTTGGACCACCTGCGCCCGACGCTGGAAGCGCTGGCACGGCGCTGA
- a CDS encoding ABC transporter ATP-binding protein, with protein sequence MSLLTLSGLSLTRRGRRVLDAVSLTIGPGECVGLIGPNGAGKTTLMRAALGLLAAEGASSLADSDAAARARTAAWMPQSREIAWPVSVETVIALGRLPHLPRGTRLRGDDRAAIDAAIDRMGLTPLRNRTATRLSGGEQARVLIARALAQDTPFLIADEPIAGLDPASQIATMQVFADLAAEGRSVLVSLHDLGLAARHCTRLLMLRDGGLVADGPPAQVLTPGNVREVFGVTAYYEETRDGPVFQPMEVVR encoded by the coding sequence ATGAGCCTGCTCACCCTTTCCGGACTGTCCCTGACCCGCCGGGGGCGCCGCGTGCTCGACGCGGTGTCGCTGACGATCGGTCCGGGCGAATGCGTTGGCCTGATCGGGCCGAACGGCGCGGGCAAGACGACCCTGATGCGCGCGGCGCTGGGCCTGCTGGCGGCCGAGGGCGCATCGTCGCTGGCCGACAGCGACGCCGCCGCCCGTGCCCGCACCGCCGCCTGGATGCCGCAATCGCGCGAAATCGCCTGGCCGGTCTCGGTGGAAACGGTGATCGCGCTCGGACGGCTGCCGCACCTGCCGCGCGGCACGCGGCTGCGCGGCGATGACCGCGCCGCCATCGATGCGGCCATCGACCGGATGGGGCTGACGCCGCTGCGCAACCGCACCGCCACGCGCCTGTCGGGCGGTGAACAGGCGCGCGTGCTGATCGCCCGGGCGTTGGCGCAGGACACGCCGTTCTTGATCGCCGACGAACCCATCGCCGGTCTGGACCCGGCCAGCCAGATCGCCACGATGCAGGTCTTTGCCGACCTGGCCGCCGAAGGGCGTTCGGTGCTGGTCTCGCTGCACGATCTCGGCCTGGCCGCCCGTCACTGCACCCGGCTGCTGATGCTCAGGGACGGAGGGCTGGTCGCCGATGGCCCGCCCGCGCAGGTGCTGACCCCCGGCAATGTGCGCGAGGTGTTCGGCGTCACCGCCTATTACGAGGAAACCCGCGACGGCCCCGTATTCCAGCCGATGGAGGTGGTCCGGTGA
- a CDS encoding sensor histidine kinase, producing the protein MTSLNLLIAVCLSYVALLFLVAFAADRMAARGRAAWLRSPVIYTLSLSIYCTAWTFYGAVGYAARSGLEFATIYLGPTLVMVGWWWGLRKLVRVGRSQRITSIADLISSRYGKSNTLGVCVTILSVIGVTPYIALQLQSITLSFTVFADADPTSAYRAGTSAFWVAAGLAVFAILFGTRNLDVNERHHGVVTAVALEAVVKLLALLAVGIFVVWGLSGGIGPAMDRIDASPIGQWQVDASRWTTITLLAGAAFVCLPRMFQVMVVENDDERHLRTAAWAFPLYLLAMSLFVVPIAAVGLELMPAGANPDLFVLTVPLSEGQGALAMLSFLGGFSSATSMVIVAAMALSTMVSNHIVMPIWLSLRGSGVSMSGDVREVVLLARRVSIAGVLTLGYFYYQMSGGGAALAAIGLIAFAGISQILPALMGGLFWRGATRAGAMAGLTVGFLLWLYTLLLPALGQGLLPQDVIEHGLFGLSWLRPQALFGLRGLDPVVHSVLWSLSLNTAAFCAVSLASFPGPLERLQGAQFVNVFDHSTGPRGWTGSVAQSEDLMIMSQRILGADEAQALFEREATLQGVHGRLPEPTPAFLERLERELAGSVGAATAHAMVGQIVGGSSVSVEDLLAVADESAQLLEYSSQLEAKSAELARTAAQLREANAKLTQISEQKDAFLSQVSHELRTPMTSIRAFSEILRDAEELVPQDKIRYAAIIHGEALRLTRLLDDLLDLSVLESGRVNLNLRDGTLADVLDRAVASALAGAGDGLQVIRDPARETALLHTDLDRLAQVFINLISNAQKYCDAESPQLEVSVRRRGGWLVVDFLDNGSGVPQPTQATVFEKFVRAGGEKAGGAGLGLAICREIMQRLGGHISYLPARTGGAFRVELPVAEISEAAG; encoded by the coding sequence ATGACCTCGCTCAATCTCCTGATCGCCGTTTGCCTGAGCTATGTGGCGCTGCTGTTCCTGGTCGCCTTTGCCGCTGACCGCATGGCCGCGCGGGGGCGGGCCGCGTGGTTGCGTTCGCCGGTGATCTACACCCTGTCACTGTCGATCTACTGCACCGCCTGGACCTTCTATGGCGCGGTGGGCTATGCGGCGCGGTCGGGGCTGGAATTCGCCACCATCTATCTCGGGCCGACGCTGGTCATGGTTGGCTGGTGGTGGGGGTTGCGCAAGCTGGTGCGCGTGGGGCGGTCGCAGCGCATCACGTCGATCGCCGACCTGATTTCCTCGCGATACGGCAAATCGAACACGCTGGGCGTCTGCGTGACGATCCTGTCGGTGATCGGGGTCACGCCCTATATCGCGTTGCAACTGCAGTCGATCACGCTGTCGTTCACCGTCTTTGCCGATGCCGATCCGACCTCGGCCTATCGCGCGGGGACCAGCGCCTTCTGGGTCGCGGCGGGGCTGGCGGTCTTCGCGATCCTGTTCGGCACCCGCAATCTCGACGTCAACGAACGCCACCACGGCGTGGTCACGGCGGTGGCGCTCGAAGCGGTGGTCAAGCTGCTGGCGCTGCTGGCGGTCGGCATTTTCGTGGTCTGGGGGCTGTCGGGCGGTATCGGACCGGCAATGGACCGCATCGACGCCTCGCCCATCGGCCAGTGGCAGGTGGATGCGAGCCGCTGGACCACGATAACCCTGCTGGCCGGGGCGGCCTTTGTCTGCCTGCCGCGGATGTTCCAGGTCATGGTGGTCGAGAATGACGACGAACGGCATCTGCGCACCGCCGCCTGGGCCTTTCCACTCTACCTGCTGGCGATGAGCCTGTTCGTGGTGCCCATCGCCGCGGTGGGGTTGGAGCTGATGCCCGCAGGCGCGAACCCCGATCTCTTCGTGCTGACGGTGCCGTTGTCCGAAGGGCAGGGCGCCTTGGCGATGCTGTCATTCCTGGGCGGGTTTTCATCCGCGACCTCGATGGTGATCGTGGCGGCAATGGCGCTGTCGACCATGGTCTCGAACCATATCGTGATGCCGATCTGGCTGAGCCTGCGGGGATCGGGGGTTTCGATGTCGGGCGATGTGCGCGAGGTCGTGCTGCTGGCGCGACGGGTGTCGATCGCCGGGGTGCTGACGCTGGGCTATTTCTATTACCAGATGTCCGGGGGCGGGGCGGCGCTGGCCGCGATCGGGCTGATTGCCTTTGCCGGTATCTCGCAGATCCTGCCCGCGCTCATGGGCGGGCTGTTCTGGCGCGGGGCCACCCGCGCCGGGGCGATGGCCGGGCTGACCGTGGGGTTCCTGCTGTGGCTCTATACGCTGCTGTTGCCGGCGCTGGGGCAGGGGCTGTTGCCGCAGGACGTGATCGAGCATGGCCTGTTCGGCCTGTCCTGGCTGCGGCCGCAGGCGCTGTTCGGCCTGCGCGGGCTGGACCCGGTGGTGCATTCGGTATTGTGGAGCCTGTCGCTCAACACCGCCGCCTTCTGCGCGGTGTCGCTGGCCAGCTTTCCCGGCCCGCTCGAGCGCCTGCAGGGGGCGCAGTTCGTCAACGTGTTCGATCATTCCACCGGGCCGCGCGGCTGGACCGGGTCGGTGGCCCAGAGCGAAGACCTGATGATCATGTCCCAACGCATTCTCGGCGCGGACGAGGCGCAGGCCCTGTTCGAACGCGAAGCGACGCTGCAGGGCGTGCATGGCCGGTTGCCCGAACCCACGCCGGCCTTTCTGGAACGGCTGGAACGGGAACTGGCCGGTTCGGTGGGCGCGGCGACGGCCCACGCGATGGTGGGCCAGATCGTCGGCGGATCGTCGGTGTCGGTCGAGGATCTGCTGGCGGTGGCCGACGAAAGCGCCCAGCTGCTGGAATATTCCAGCCAGCTCGAGGCGAAATCCGCCGAGCTTGCGCGCACCGCGGCACAGCTGCGCGAAGCGAATGCCAAGCTCACGCAGATATCGGAACAGAAAGACGCCTTTCTCAGCCAGGTCAGCCATGAACTGCGCACGCCGATGACCTCGATCCGGGCGTTTTCCGAGATCCTGCGCGACGCCGAGGAACTGGTGCCGCAGGACAAGATCCGCTACGCCGCCATCATCCACGGCGAGGCGCTGCGCCTGACACGGCTGCTGGACGACCTGCTGGACCTGTCGGTGCTGGAAAGCGGCCGGGTCAATCTGAACCTGCGTGACGGCACCCTGGCCGACGTGCTCGATCGCGCGGTGGCGTCGGCGCTGGCGGGTGCGGGCGACGGGTTGCAGGTGATCCGCGACCCGGCGCGGGAAACCGCGCTTCTGCACACCGATCTCGACCGGCTGGCGCAGGTGTTCATCAACCTGATTTCCAATGCCCAGAAATACTGCGATGCCGAATCGCCGCAACTGGAGGTTTCGGTGCGCCGGCGCGGCGGCTGGCTGGTGGTGGATTTCCTCGACAATGGCAGCGGGGTGCCGCAGCCCACGCAGGCGACCGTGTTCGAGAAATTCGTCCGCGCCGGGGGCGAAAAGGCCGGCGGCGCGGGACTGGGACTGGCGATCTGCCGCGAGATCATGCAGCGGCTGGGCGGTCATATCTCCTATCTGCCGGCGCGCACGGGCGGCGCGTTCCGGGTCGAACTGCCCGTTGCCGAGATCTCGGAGGCGGCGGGGTAA
- a CDS encoding TonB-dependent receptor plug domain-containing protein: MTRLFSTASAIALAVAAPALAEDPLHLGEISVYANKAGTPIPLERTGATVDVVTDHELRQSSETALADRLSLLPGVSASSNGGLGSTTTVRVRGLDGKYVKVLMDGIDITDPASSQVQFNWAGMTNAGLSRVEVLKGSSSSVYGSRAVAGVINMSSDQRTGEPGTVLRFGLEGGTYDTYRAGFNVTTEGERGGLSFSMSRVQTDGFSSKAAGTEPDGYEGTQLNFSADIMATDTLTLGVTGYALNSEGDFDEFGGDGVPPFDETNTTKTRALRAFAELATGAVTHTFSGTYYNNDRVSSSNGFDTPFDGTRKRLDYTGVWDVSQALQFTFGGDWEREEFVSGVDSGDADMTGIFAEALYAPNDSLDLSASLRWDDHSEFGGNLSGRLAAAWRPAENTIIRAVAATGFRAPSLYELNHTLYGNPNLQPEESASFELGVEQQFGRGSFVKATAFHTEIDNLIQFVTLTSFPQPFTGQYQQVPGTSTSQGVELSGAWVLSDSFSVYSNYTYTDAVDANGNRLLRVPGHDFVFGLATTFAERWEGDLAVHHVADRPDEFGTVMDDYTVTDATISYALSDTADAYLRIENIFDEQYQTSAGYNAPGRGFYVGLRAAF; encoded by the coding sequence ATGACCAGACTGTTTTCCACCGCATCCGCGATCGCGCTTGCCGTCGCGGCGCCGGCCTTGGCCGAAGATCCGCTGCATCTGGGCGAGATTTCGGTTTACGCGAACAAGGCGGGCACGCCGATACCGCTTGAGCGCACCGGCGCCACCGTCGATGTGGTGACCGACCACGAACTAAGACAATCCAGCGAAACCGCACTGGCCGACCGGCTGTCGCTGCTGCCCGGCGTATCGGCCAGCAGCAATGGCGGGCTGGGTTCGACCACCACCGTGCGGGTGCGCGGGCTGGACGGCAAATACGTCAAGGTCCTGATGGATGGCATCGACATCACCGACCCGGCATCGAGCCAGGTCCAGTTCAACTGGGCCGGCATGACCAACGCGGGCCTGTCGCGCGTGGAGGTTCTGAAAGGCTCCAGTTCCTCGGTCTACGGGTCGCGCGCGGTGGCCGGCGTGATCAACATGTCGTCGGACCAGCGCACCGGAGAACCCGGCACGGTCCTGCGCTTCGGCCTCGAGGGCGGCACCTATGACACCTATCGCGCCGGGTTCAACGTGACCACCGAAGGCGAACGCGGCGGGCTGTCTTTCAGCATGAGCCGGGTGCAGACGGACGGGTTTTCGTCCAAGGCCGCCGGGACCGAACCCGATGGCTATGAAGGCACGCAGCTGAATTTCTCGGCCGATATCATGGCCACCGACACGCTGACCCTGGGCGTCACCGGATATGCGCTGAACTCCGAAGGCGATTTCGACGAGTTCGGCGGCGACGGCGTGCCGCCCTTTGACGAAACCAACACCACCAAGACCCGTGCCCTGCGCGCCTTTGCCGAACTGGCGACCGGCGCGGTCACGCATACATTCTCGGGCACCTATTACAACAACGACCGGGTGAGTTCGTCCAACGGGTTCGACACGCCGTTCGACGGCACTCGCAAGCGGCTCGACTATACCGGCGTCTGGGATGTCTCGCAGGCGCTGCAATTCACCTTTGGCGGTGACTGGGAACGCGAGGAATTCGTGTCCGGCGTCGACAGCGGCGATGCCGACATGACCGGTATCTTTGCCGAAGCGCTCTATGCCCCCAATGACAGCCTTGACCTGTCCGCGTCGCTGCGCTGGGACGACCATTCGGAGTTCGGCGGCAACCTGTCGGGGCGGCTGGCCGCAGCCTGGCGCCCGGCTGAAAACACCATCATTCGCGCGGTCGCCGCCACCGGGTTCCGCGCGCCGTCGCTCTATGAACTCAACCACACGCTCTATGGCAATCCCAACCTGCAACCCGAGGAAAGCGCCAGTTTCGAGCTGGGCGTCGAACAGCAGTTCGGCCGCGGGTCCTTTGTCAAGGCGACTGCGTTCCATACCGAGATCGACAACCTGATCCAGTTCGTGACCCTGACCAGCTTCCCGCAGCCCTTCACCGGCCAGTATCAGCAGGTTCCGGGCACCTCGACCTCGCAGGGCGTGGAACTGTCCGGGGCTTGGGTGCTGTCGGATAGCTTCTCGGTCTATTCCAACTACACCTATACCGACGCGGTCGACGCCAATGGCAACCGGCTGCTGCGGGTGCCGGGGCATGATTTCGTGTTCGGCCTCGCCACCACCTTCGCGGAGCGTTGGGAAGGCGACCTGGCCGTGCATCACGTCGCCGACCGGCCCGATGAATTCGGCACGGTGATGGACGACTACACCGTCACCGACGCCACCATCAGCTACGCGCTCTCGGACACCGCCGATGCCTATCTGCGGATCGAGAACATCTTTGACGAGCAATACCAGACCTCGGCCGGCTACAACGCGCCCGGCCGCGGGTTCTATGTGGGGCTGCGTGCGGCCTTCTAG
- a CDS encoding FliM/FliN family flagellar motor switch protein: MTGPDQTVLRHKLASGREDANGARPGARSALRALRLAIARAAEEVLDLRLSVIGATQWRGASDGLDGRLGGNPLLIMLDGPGGAPGAVALDPGLVTALIQHQTMGRVIGGDAPDRIFTATDAALAEPLIAAVMSRLPDLADDARDRACLTGFRPGVWVDSAESLALALDGCDCRLFEMKLDLAGGAGQGALSLVLPEADTRQGSDPAETDRADMATALGAARADLTAVLCRMRMPLDALRRLAPGDLLPLAGYRLDRTGLYGIDGQLVASGRLGQAGGVRAIRIGAPSMQDAEPVPYGPGKIGAPARHPDQPVSVPVTEVLPPDPARDEARTESGAPGTAARDDDDTLADLSPEDAMREITHLAGLPSPEPS; this comes from the coding sequence GTGACGGGACCGGATCAGACGGTGTTGCGGCACAAGCTCGCATCGGGACGCGAGGACGCGAACGGCGCCCGGCCGGGCGCGCGGTCGGCCCTGCGCGCATTGCGGCTGGCTATCGCCCGCGCTGCCGAAGAGGTGCTGGATCTGCGGCTCTCGGTGATCGGGGCGACCCAGTGGAGGGGCGCGTCGGACGGGCTGGACGGGCGTCTTGGCGGCAACCCGCTGCTGATCATGCTCGACGGGCCGGGTGGGGCGCCCGGCGCGGTGGCACTGGATCCGGGGCTGGTGACCGCGCTGATCCAGCACCAGACCATGGGGCGGGTCATCGGGGGCGATGCGCCGGACCGTATCTTTACCGCCACCGACGCGGCGCTGGCCGAGCCGCTGATTGCCGCCGTGATGTCACGGCTGCCGGACCTGGCCGACGACGCCCGCGACCGGGCCTGTCTCACCGGTTTCCGGCCGGGTGTCTGGGTCGATTCGGCTGAAAGCCTGGCGCTGGCGCTGGACGGTTGTGACTGCCGGCTGTTCGAGATGAAGCTCGACCTGGCCGGCGGTGCGGGGCAGGGGGCGCTTTCGCTGGTCCTGCCGGAGGCGGATACACGGCAGGGTTCCGACCCCGCCGAAACGGATCGCGCGGACATGGCCACCGCGCTCGGCGCGGCGCGGGCCGATCTGACCGCGGTGCTGTGCCGGATGCGGATGCCGCTCGATGCGCTGAGACGGCTGGCACCGGGCGATCTGCTGCCGCTGGCGGGATACCGGCTGGACCGCACCGGTCTTTACGGGATCGACGGGCAACTGGTTGCCAGCGGCCGGCTCGGGCAGGCGGGCGGGGTGCGGGCGATCCGGATCGGCGCGCCCTCGATGCAGGATGCGGAACCGGTGCCATATGGCCCCGGCAAAATCGGTGCGCCCGCCCGGCACCCGGATCAGCCTGTCAGCGTGCCGGTCACCGAGGTTCTGCCACCCGATCCTGCGCGGGATGAGGCCCGCACCGAAAGCGGGGCGCCGGGAACAGCCGCGCGGGACGATGACGATACGCTGGCCGATCTCAGCCCCGAAGACGCGATGCGCGAGATCACGCATCTGGCCGGCCTGCCGTCACCGGAACCGTCCTAA
- a CDS encoding adenosylcobinamide amidohydrolase: MSARLVRPWLELDLGTPHRVLSWAVHRPGLVEARHILWREVRNADLPPGLDVTGWLADEVTARGRGDAVTMLTSRNLDRFEQAQARVDGVTAHCVATVGLSNAERIGTRVDRSGTDWGTINVALVLSQPLTDAALIETVSIVAQARTTAIIGTGLMLPTGCATGTGTDCIAVAAPAGDMPYAGLHTAAGEATGRAVLDAIGTAARVWMERDRRPAGAGPTRRG, encoded by the coding sequence GTGAGCGCCCGGCTCGTCCGGCCCTGGCTTGAGCTGGATCTCGGCACGCCCCACCGGGTGCTGAGCTGGGCGGTGCATCGCCCCGGCCTGGTCGAGGCCCGCCACATCCTGTGGCGGGAGGTGCGCAATGCCGACCTGCCCCCCGGCCTGGACGTGACCGGCTGGCTCGCCGACGAGGTGACGGCACGCGGGCGCGGCGATGCGGTGACCATGCTGACCTCGCGCAATCTCGACCGTTTCGAACAGGCGCAGGCCCGCGTCGACGGCGTGACCGCGCATTGCGTCGCGACGGTGGGCCTGTCCAATGCGGAACGGATCGGGACGCGCGTGGACCGGAGCGGCACGGACTGGGGCACGATCAACGTCGCGCTGGTCCTGTCGCAGCCGCTGACCGATGCGGCGCTGATCGAAACCGTGTCGATCGTGGCGCAGGCCCGCACGACGGCCATCATCGGCACCGGTCTCATGCTGCCGACGGGATGCGCAACCGGGACCGGGACCGATTGCATCGCGGTCGCGGCCCCTGCCGGCGACATGCCCTATGCGGGGCTGCACACCGCCGCCGGCGAAGCCACGGGCCGCGCGGTGCTCGACGCGATCGGAACCGCCGCGCGGGTCTGGATGGAGCGCGACCGCCGCCCGGCCGGGGCTGGACCCACCCGCCGGGGCTGA
- a CDS encoding DUF2312 domain-containing protein — MTDTVTDATYSVTAGELRSFIERVERLEAEKKDIAEQQKEVMAEAKARGYDTKVMRKIIALRKRDANDIAEEEAVLELYKEALGM, encoded by the coding sequence ATGACCGATACCGTGACCGATGCCACCTATAGCGTGACCGCCGGTGAACTGCGCAGCTTCATCGAGCGGGTCGAACGGCTCGAGGCCGAAAAGAAGGACATCGCCGAGCAGCAGAAAGAGGTGATGGCCGAGGCCAAGGCACGCGGCTATGACACCAAGGTCATGCGCAAGATCATCGCCCTGCGCAAGCGCGACGCCAATGACATCGCCGAGGAAGAGGCGGTTCTGGAACTCTACAAGGAAGCGTTGGGCATGTAA
- a CDS encoding ABC transporter substrate-binding protein, translating to MRPSRLVPALAALGMTWFSTGASTGAAAYAAPPQRVVSVNLCTDQLALSLAAPGQLVSVSRLAHDPASSAMAETASAYPVNGSGAEEVFLLNPDLVLAGTFTAAATVQTLRDLGLRVELFAPAQRLADVPRLLAQMGAALGREDAAAAAIDAFERELAELSRPPRHRPRAALYYVNGYTSGAQSLAGDILGAAGFDNVADEAGLARGGTLPLERLLLLAPDVIVRGRDYPGQARAEEVLAHPALQALDGTRIAGTLTDRDWICGTPGVLKAVRAMRDLRLSLEAGE from the coding sequence GTGCGGCCTTCTAGGCTGGTACCGGCGCTGGCCGCGCTGGGGATGACCTGGTTTTCGACCGGGGCATCAACCGGCGCGGCCGCCTATGCCGCGCCGCCCCAGCGGGTGGTTTCGGTCAATCTGTGCACCGACCAGCTTGCCCTGTCGCTCGCCGCGCCCGGCCAGCTGGTATCGGTGTCGCGGCTGGCCCATGACCCGGCAAGCTCGGCCATGGCCGAAACGGCCAGCGCCTATCCGGTCAACGGATCGGGGGCCGAAGAGGTGTTCCTGCTGAACCCCGACCTGGTGCTGGCTGGCACTTTCACCGCCGCCGCCACGGTGCAGACGCTGCGCGACCTGGGGCTGCGGGTCGAACTGTTCGCACCGGCGCAGCGGCTGGCGGACGTGCCGCGCCTGCTCGCGCAGATGGGCGCGGCGCTGGGCCGCGAAGACGCCGCAGCCGCGGCGATCGACGCCTTCGAGCGCGAACTGGCCGAGCTGTCACGCCCGCCCCGGCACCGCCCGCGCGCGGCGCTCTACTATGTCAACGGCTACACGTCGGGGGCGCAATCGCTGGCCGGAGACATCCTCGGCGCGGCCGGTTTCGACAATGTCGCCGACGAGGCCGGGCTGGCCCGTGGCGGCACGCTGCCGCTGGAACGGTTGCTGCTGCTGGCGCCCGACGTGATCGTGCGCGGCCGCGACTATCCCGGTCAGGCCCGTGCCGAAGAGGTGCTGGCCCATCCGGCGCTGCAGGCGCTGGACGGCACCCGGATCGCGGGAACGCTGACCGACCGCGACTGGATCTGCGGCACGCCGGGGGTGCTGAAGGCGGTCCGCGCCATGCGCGATCTGCGCCTGTCGCTGGAGGCAGGGGAATGA